The following coding sequences are from one Patescibacteria group bacterium window:
- a CDS encoding DUF2238 domain-containing protein: MLRIARFAFAAWLLVEILSWAGILPLTLEFTWLGLVLTASLAWLALEVISWRLRKVGAGNLWGWTFLAALISQCTDALGDILRLYGTQAWYDQAAHFVGGAVVALVFYNIFHNLQGHGSMRLPPSWMSAFSIFSAMAIGSLYELEEYGEDVLFHSNRLGSAFDTGNDMFFNTIGAVVLVVCLVYFRRKRV; the protein is encoded by the coding sequence ATGTTGCGCATTGCCCGCTTTGCTTTTGCAGCGTGGCTGCTGGTGGAAATCCTCAGCTGGGCCGGTATTCTCCCGTTAACCCTGGAATTTACCTGGCTAGGCTTAGTCCTGACCGCATCCCTGGCGTGGCTGGCATTGGAAGTCATTTCTTGGCGACTGCGGAAGGTTGGCGCGGGTAACCTCTGGGGTTGGACCTTCCTTGCTGCACTCATCAGCCAGTGCACCGATGCCTTGGGGGACATTCTCCGCTTGTACGGTACACAGGCCTGGTATGATCAGGCTGCACATTTTGTAGGTGGCGCAGTTGTTGCCTTAGTGTTCTACAACATTTTTCACAACTTGCAGGGACACGGGAGCATGCGTTTGCCACCAAGCTGGATGTCTGCTTTTTCCATTTTCAGTGCCATGGCCATTGGCTCACTCTACGAATTGGAAGAGTACGGTGAAGACGTGCTGTTCCATAGCAACCGGCTAGGCAGTGCCTTTGATACAGGGAACGATATGTTCTTTAATACCATTGGTGCTGTTGTGCTGGTCGTCTGTCTGGTGTACTTCCGGCGAAAACGCGTATGA
- the murE gene encoding UDP-N-acetylmuramyl-tripeptide synthetase, translated as MLKNFVPSRAVIVYHSLIARVAAVRAGRPSRKLLVIGVTGTKGKSTTVAMLAHTLTVLGERVAFSSTVQWGMLGKTWPNRSKMTMPGRGELQRFLQRAVRAGCTAVVLEVSSEGLRQGRHLGIAFDGAVFLNLTPEHIEAHGSFRNYRHAKERVFASLNRSWRKKLNGKSIPTVIAANVDDPNAFHFLRHAADQYVAWSVQGTDVRTLPRLQVMQATDVIADAQGCSFHCGAAVVRFPLLGMHNVSNAMGVVSILQGFGYDISAIGKALSSFTGVPGRMEEVQLNAPFRVFVDYAHEPASLQAAYAAARLLQPKRLLVLLGSQGGGRDVAKRSVMGALAAEHADVVVVTNEDPYDEQPEKIIADVADAAASVGKAIVYRITDRREAILRMLQLAKPGDVLLLTGKGGEEVMAVAGGKLVPWDDRRVIHEEFENLAKRAN; from the coding sequence ATGCTCAAAAACTTTGTTCCCTCACGAGCAGTGATTGTCTACCATAGCCTCATTGCCAGAGTTGCAGCAGTGCGCGCTGGCCGACCGTCCAGAAAATTGCTGGTCATTGGAGTGACTGGGACGAAAGGGAAGTCCACAACCGTGGCCATGCTGGCGCACACGCTCACCGTGCTTGGGGAGCGAGTGGCTTTTTCTTCCACTGTGCAGTGGGGGATGCTGGGGAAGACCTGGCCCAACCGAAGCAAGATGACCATGCCGGGTCGGGGCGAGCTCCAGCGGTTCTTGCAACGTGCAGTGCGGGCAGGGTGCACGGCCGTGGTGCTGGAAGTTTCTTCCGAGGGTTTGCGCCAAGGCCGGCACCTTGGCATTGCGTTTGATGGCGCGGTATTTCTCAACCTCACACCCGAGCACATTGAAGCGCATGGCAGTTTTCGAAACTACCGCCATGCCAAAGAGCGCGTCTTCGCCAGCCTGAACCGCTCCTGGCGAAAAAAGCTTAATGGGAAATCAATTCCCACGGTCATCGCCGCTAATGTAGACGACCCAAACGCCTTTCACTTCCTGCGGCACGCTGCTGATCAGTACGTCGCGTGGTCTGTGCAGGGGACGGATGTGCGTACCCTGCCACGTCTCCAGGTGATGCAGGCAACCGATGTCATTGCTGATGCGCAGGGTTGTTCATTCCATTGCGGGGCTGCCGTAGTTCGCTTCCCTTTGCTGGGTATGCACAATGTGAGTAATGCCATGGGAGTTGTCAGCATCCTGCAGGGTTTTGGGTACGATATCAGCGCAATAGGAAAAGCACTTTCCTCTTTCACTGGTGTGCCTGGCCGTATGGAAGAAGTCCAGCTGAATGCGCCCTTCCGTGTGTTTGTTGATTACGCGCATGAGCCAGCGAGTTTGCAAGCTGCGTACGCGGCGGCACGACTTTTACAACCGAAGCGATTACTCGTCCTCCTTGGAAGCCAGGGTGGGGGACGAGACGTTGCGAAGCGGAGTGTGATGGGTGCGCTGGCCGCAGAACATGCTGACGTCGTCGTGGTTACGAATGAAGATCCGTACGATGAGCAACCGGAAAAAATAATTGCCGATGTTGCTGATGCCGCAGCGTCCGTTGGCAAAGCAATTGTGTACCGCATCACTGATCGTCGAGAAGCAATTCTTCGTATGCTCCAACTAGCAAAACCCGGTGACGTACTCCTCCTCACGGGCAAAGGTGGGGAAGAAGTGATGGCTGTCGCTGGTGGGAAACTGGTTCCCTGGGATGACCGAAGGGTAATACACGAAGAGTTTGAGAATCTAGCAAAACGCGCAAATTGA